The Epilithonimonas zeae genome contains a region encoding:
- the map gene encoding type I methionyl aminopeptidase, translating to MSINNESELKGMQEASKAVAYTLKAMVEFAKPGMSTKELDDFGGKILADFGAKSAPYLTYGFPGWTCISVDNEFCHGIPSEKRILKEGDLINIDVSAELNGFWADNGSSFVVGKDFHQHQKLVDASKEILKKAINQIKGGVKISDIGHLMETEAKKRGYKVIKNLGGHGIGRSLHEQPDELLNYRNRFDQRRFKKNSVVAIETFISTSSSIADTTNDGWTMVGNKGGFMAQHEHTIVITDGKPIILTEMNEIWN from the coding sequence ATGTCAATCAACAACGAATCTGAATTGAAAGGAATGCAGGAAGCCAGCAAAGCGGTCGCCTATACTTTGAAAGCGATGGTAGAGTTTGCAAAACCTGGAATGAGCACAAAAGAGCTGGATGATTTCGGAGGGAAAATTTTAGCTGATTTTGGAGCCAAATCTGCGCCTTATTTAACTTACGGATTTCCGGGATGGACTTGCATCAGTGTAGATAACGAGTTTTGCCACGGGATTCCTTCAGAGAAAAGAATTCTGAAAGAGGGCGATCTCATCAATATTGATGTTTCTGCCGAACTGAATGGCTTTTGGGCAGATAATGGTTCGTCTTTCGTAGTTGGAAAGGATTTTCATCAACATCAGAAATTAGTGGATGCTTCCAAGGAGATTTTGAAAAAAGCCATCAATCAGATCAAAGGTGGTGTGAAAATTTCTGACATTGGACATCTGATGGAAACCGAAGCCAAAAAGAGGGGCTACAAGGTTATTAAGAATCTAGGAGGCCACGGCATCGGAAGAAGTTTACACGAGCAACCAGATGAATTACTGAATTACAGAAATAGATTTGACCAAAGAAGATTTAAGAAAAACTCTGTTGTTGCAATAGAAACTTTTATTTCGACTTCTTCATCTATTGCTGATACAACTAACGATGGCTGGACAATGGTTGGAAACAAAGGCGGTTTTATGGCGCAACACGAGCACACGATTGTAATTACGGATGGGAAACCAATCATCCTCACAGAAATGAATGAAATCTGGAATTAA
- the groL gene encoding chaperonin GroEL (60 kDa chaperone family; promotes refolding of misfolded polypeptides especially under stressful conditions; forms two stacked rings of heptamers to form a barrel-shaped 14mer; ends can be capped by GroES; misfolded proteins enter the barrel where they are refolded when GroES binds) gives MAKEIKFDIESRDALKRGVDALANAVKVTLGPKGRNVVIEKSFGAPHVTKDGVSVAKEIELEDRVENMGAQMVKEVASKTNDIAGDGTTTATVLAQAIVREGLKNVAAGANPMDLKRGIDKAVTAVVENLKSQSQTVGDSTEKVKQVASVSANNDETIGSLIAEAFGKVGKEGVITVEEAKGIDTTVDVVEGMQFDRGFQSPYFVTNPEKMVAELDNPYILLVEKKISSMKELLPVLEPVAQGGKSLLIISEEVEGEALATLVVNKLRGSLKIAAVKAPGFGDRRKAMLEDIAILTGGTVISEERGFTMENVTIEMLGTAEKVSIDKDNTTIVNGGGDEAQIKGRVSQIKAQMETTTSDYDKEKLQERLAKLAGGVAVLYVGAASEVEMKEKKDRVDDALHATRAAVEEGIVAGGGVALVRAVSALNFEGDNADETTGIKIVKRAIEEPLRQIVANAGGEGSVIVAKVAEGTGDFGYNAKTDEYVNMLEAGIIDPTKVTRVALENAASVSGMLLTTECVITEIKKDEPAMPMGGGMPGMM, from the coding sequence ATGGCAAAAGAAATAAAATTCGATATAGAATCAAGAGACGCTTTGAAAAGAGGTGTTGACGCATTGGCTAATGCAGTAAAAGTAACTTTGGGACCAAAAGGTAGAAACGTAGTCATCGAAAAATCTTTCGGTGCTCCTCACGTAACTAAAGATGGTGTTTCTGTAGCAAAAGAGATCGAACTAGAAGACAGAGTAGAAAATATGGGTGCCCAAATGGTGAAAGAAGTAGCTTCCAAAACCAATGACATCGCTGGAGATGGTACTACAACTGCAACCGTTCTTGCTCAGGCTATCGTAAGAGAAGGTCTTAAAAACGTAGCAGCCGGCGCTAACCCAATGGACTTGAAAAGAGGTATCGACAAAGCGGTAACTGCTGTTGTTGAAAACTTAAAATCTCAGTCTCAAACTGTTGGTGATTCAACAGAAAAAGTAAAACAGGTAGCTTCTGTTTCTGCAAACAACGACGAAACTATCGGTTCATTGATCGCCGAAGCTTTTGGAAAAGTTGGGAAAGAAGGTGTAATCACTGTTGAGGAAGCAAAAGGTATCGACACAACTGTAGATGTTGTAGAAGGTATGCAGTTTGACAGAGGTTTCCAATCGCCTTATTTTGTAACTAATCCTGAAAAGATGGTTGCTGAACTAGATAATCCTTACATTCTTTTGGTTGAGAAGAAAATCTCTTCTATGAAAGAATTGTTACCAGTTCTTGAGCCAGTTGCACAAGGCGGAAAATCATTATTAATTATTTCTGAAGAAGTTGAAGGTGAAGCTTTGGCAACTTTGGTGGTTAATAAATTAAGAGGTTCTCTTAAAATTGCCGCTGTGAAAGCACCAGGTTTTGGTGACAGAAGAAAAGCAATGTTGGAAGATATCGCAATTCTGACTGGCGGAACTGTAATCTCTGAAGAGAGAGGTTTCACAATGGAAAATGTAACTATCGAAATGTTGGGAACTGCTGAAAAAGTTTCTATCGATAAAGACAATACAACGATTGTAAATGGTGGTGGTGACGAAGCTCAAATTAAAGGCAGAGTTTCTCAAATCAAAGCTCAGATGGAAACGACAACTTCTGATTATGACAAAGAAAAGCTTCAGGAAAGACTGGCTAAATTAGCTGGCGGCGTTGCTGTACTTTACGTAGGTGCTGCATCTGAAGTAGAAATGAAGGAGAAAAAAGACAGAGTGGACGATGCGCTTCACGCAACCAGAGCTGCTGTTGAAGAAGGTATAGTTGCCGGTGGTGGTGTTGCTTTAGTAAGAGCGGTTTCTGCCCTTAACTTCGAAGGTGATAATGCTGACGAAACAACTGGTATCAAAATCGTAAAAAGAGCTATTGAGGAACCATTAAGACAAATCGTTGCTAACGCTGGTGGTGAAGGTTCTGTAATTGTTGCCAAAGTTGCAGAAGGAACTGGAGACTTCGGTTATAATGCTAAAACTGACGAATATGTAAATATGCTGGAAGCGGGAATCATTGACCCAACTAAAGTAACGAGAGTTGCTCTAGAAAACGCAGCTTCAGTTTCAGGAATGCTTCTTACAACCGAATGTGTGATCACTGAAATCAAAAAAGACGAACCTGCAATGCCAATGGGCGGCGGAATGCCAGGAATGATGTAA
- a CDS encoding septal ring lytic transglycosylase RlpA family protein: MMKRVILVIIMMISTLGIYSFKSDATDAKTSFASFYHDKFNGRKTASGEIFSNSELTAANKTLPFGTEVKITNLISGKSVVVKVNDRGPYHSSRAFDLSKAAFSSIADTRKGTIAIEYEIID, encoded by the coding sequence ATGATGAAAAGAGTTATTCTCGTAATCATAATGATGATTTCAACACTTGGCATTTATTCCTTCAAGAGTGATGCCACAGATGCCAAAACAAGTTTTGCATCGTTCTACCACGATAAGTTTAATGGTAGGAAAACAGCAAGCGGAGAAATTTTCAGTAACAGTGAGTTAACCGCTGCTAACAAAACCCTTCCTTTTGGAACAGAAGTAAAAATTACTAATTTGATTTCAGGGAAAAGTGTTGTAGTGAAAGTAAATGATAGAGGTCCTTACCATTCGTCAAGAGCCTTTGATTTATCTAAAGCTGCATTTAGTTCAATCGCAGATACCAGAAAAGGTACTATCGCTATTGAATACGAAATTATCGACTAA
- the rfbC gene encoding dTDP-4-dehydrorhamnose 3,5-epimerase encodes MRIKETPLKDCYIIEPTVYNDDRGYFYEKFNEQKFTELSGQNGHFVQDNISKSSYGVLRGLHLQKGEHAQAKLVSCLEGRVFDVAVDLRQDSPTFGQWFGIELTEENKLQLYVPRGFGHGFSVLSETAVFSYKCDNFYNKAFEGGVLWNDADLAIDWQLPLEDILLSDKDAVLTPLSAKNF; translated from the coding sequence ATGAGAATAAAAGAAACACCTCTCAAAGATTGCTACATAATCGAGCCAACTGTTTATAATGATGATAGAGGTTATTTTTATGAGAAATTCAATGAACAAAAGTTTACAGAACTCTCTGGTCAAAACGGGCATTTTGTTCAAGATAACATTTCGAAATCGTCTTATGGCGTTCTAAGAGGTTTGCATCTTCAGAAAGGAGAGCATGCACAGGCAAAATTGGTTTCTTGCTTGGAAGGAAGAGTTTTTGATGTGGCAGTAGATCTTCGACAAGATTCTCCGACATTTGGTCAATGGTTCGGTATCGAACTTACAGAAGAAAATAAATTACAGCTATACGTTCCAAGAGGTTTCGGACATGGTTTTTCCGTACTTTCTGAGACTGCTGTGTTTTCTTACAAGTGTGATAATTTTTATAACAAAGCTTTTGAAGGTGGCGTGTTATGGAATGATGCGGATCTTGCGATAGATTGGCAATTGCCTTTGGAGGATATTTTACTTTCTGACAAAGATGCTGTTCTTACACCTCTTTCAGCCAAAAACTTTTGA
- a CDS encoding DUF3108 domain-containing protein produces MRTFLILLIIGTANFSAQNLLSPTNVKLDSKYIQDESSEVSWTMENAGSKFEIGKVTTDFKKLNKKDLLIKTTVKMKQSPEAWVDSTIVKISNFQPVYHSSLNSMRNMSIRFNKNKATGYYLDKKTQKKDMIDEATTSPYFDSNSYPALIRFLPLKENYTTEISIFDYNPTAKKGVIKAYIEKVEKSEYNGKKVWVVKTTDDIQDRKTESTYYIDIDSRKVLKQEINAGGRKMIME; encoded by the coding sequence ATGAGAACATTTCTTATTCTTTTAATAATTGGCACTGCCAATTTTTCGGCACAAAACCTTCTTTCACCAACTAATGTTAAGCTTGATTCAAAATATATCCAAGATGAATCATCGGAAGTAAGCTGGACAATGGAAAACGCTGGTTCAAAATTTGAAATTGGTAAAGTGACCACCGATTTTAAGAAATTAAACAAAAAAGACCTTCTGATAAAAACGACCGTCAAGATGAAACAATCGCCTGAAGCTTGGGTTGATTCTACTATTGTTAAAATTTCAAATTTCCAGCCGGTTTATCATTCGTCTTTAAATTCGATGAGAAATATGTCGATTAGATTTAATAAAAACAAAGCAACCGGATATTATCTTGATAAGAAAACTCAGAAAAAAGATATGATTGATGAAGCTACAACTTCGCCATATTTTGACAGCAACAGTTATCCCGCCTTAATCCGATTTTTACCTTTGAAAGAAAATTATACAACAGAAATTTCTATTTTCGATTATAATCCGACAGCTAAAAAAGGCGTTATCAAAGCTTACATAGAAAAAGTTGAGAAATCTGAATATAATGGTAAAAAAGTTTGGGTTGTAAAAACAACTGATGATATTCAGGATAGAAAAACGGAGAGCACTTATTACATTGATATCGATTCCCGAAAAGTTCTTAAGCAGGAAATCAATGCAGGTGGAAGGAAAATGATAATGGAATAA
- a CDS encoding adenylyltransferase/cytidyltransferase family protein translates to MKTEKIGITFSAFDLLHAGHIKMLEEAKTVCDYLIVGLQMDPTIDRPQKNKPSQSVVERYIQLKACRSVDEIIPYNTEEDLMDILKSFVIDVRIIGDDYRDKNFTGKDYCEMKGIQIYFNKRDHRFSSSALKKAVFEQELKKIDSTLG, encoded by the coding sequence ATGAAAACAGAAAAAATAGGTATAACATTCTCGGCATTCGATTTACTTCACGCTGGTCACATTAAAATGTTGGAAGAAGCCAAGACTGTTTGTGATTATCTCATTGTAGGTCTTCAGATGGATCCAACCATCGATAGACCACAAAAAAATAAACCATCACAATCTGTTGTAGAACGATACATACAGCTGAAAGCTTGTCGGTCAGTTGACGAAATTATCCCTTATAATACAGAAGAAGATTTGATGGATATTCTAAAATCTTTTGTAATTGATGTAAGAATAATTGGTGATGATTATAGAGATAAAAACTTCACGGGTAAAGATTATTGCGAAATGAAGGGTATCCAAATCTATTTTAACAAGAGAGATCACAGATTTTCCAGTTCAGCACTCAAAAAAGCTGTATTTGAACAAGAATTAAAAAAAATAGATTCCACTTTGGGATAA
- a CDS encoding glycosyltransferase, which produces MKVALVQDWLTELGGAEKVFKQILDIYPDADIYTLVYNKEVLKKLDIEETKVTASFIQNFPFSKTKYRNYLPFFTMAIESFDLRGYDLVISSSYCVAKGVLTTSTQKHICYCHSPVRYAWDLHHQYLEEANLKKGLKAFVVKYFLHKLRIWDIASLNRVDQFVSNSNFIKERIKKVYNRDSVTIYPPIEIDEFEYHHTKDDFYITCSRMVPYKKIDLIVSAFSKMPDKKLIVIGTGPDYNKIEKLATSNITLMGYQTFAVLKDHIQRAKAFVFAAEEDFGIVPLEAQAAGTPVIAYRKGGALETVIDEKTGIFFNEQTEESIIEAVQKFEIIGSHFNTKDIRENAEKFSPFSFNDKFTKLLENL; this is translated from the coding sequence ATGAAAGTAGCATTAGTTCAAGATTGGCTAACGGAATTGGGTGGAGCAGAAAAAGTATTTAAACAAATTCTTGACATCTATCCTGATGCAGATATATATACTTTAGTTTACAATAAAGAAGTTTTGAAAAAGCTGGATATAGAAGAAACAAAAGTAACTGCATCTTTTATTCAAAATTTCCCTTTTTCAAAAACGAAATATAGAAACTATCTTCCTTTCTTTACAATGGCTATAGAGAGTTTTGATCTTCGGGGATATGATCTTGTGATTAGTTCTTCATATTGTGTTGCCAAAGGTGTTCTTACCACATCAACACAAAAACATATATGCTACTGCCATTCTCCAGTACGCTATGCGTGGGATCTACACCATCAGTATTTGGAAGAAGCAAATCTGAAAAAAGGATTAAAGGCTTTTGTTGTCAAATATTTTTTACATAAACTGAGAATTTGGGATATTGCTTCACTCAACCGTGTAGATCAATTCGTAAGTAATTCTAATTTTATCAAAGAAAGAATTAAAAAAGTCTATAACCGGGACTCTGTTACTATCTATCCCCCAATAGAGATTGATGAGTTCGAGTATCATCACACAAAAGATGATTTCTACATAACTTGTTCCAGAATGGTTCCTTACAAAAAGATAGACCTTATCGTAAGTGCTTTCTCAAAAATGCCAGATAAAAAGCTGATAGTTATAGGTACAGGACCAGATTATAACAAGATAGAAAAACTGGCAACATCCAACATTACGTTGATGGGCTATCAGACTTTTGCAGTCCTGAAAGATCATATACAAAGGGCAAAAGCTTTTGTTTTTGCAGCAGAAGAAGATTTTGGAATAGTTCCGTTAGAAGCACAGGCGGCTGGAACTCCTGTTATTGCATATAGAAAAGGAGGTGCTCTGGAGACTGTGATAGATGAGAAAACGGGTATCTTTTTTAACGAACAAACTGAAGAATCAATTATCGAGGCGGTGCAAAAGTTCGAGATTATTGGAAGTCATTTTAATACAAAAGACATTAGAGAAAATGCCGAAAAATTTAGTCCATTTTCTTTTAATGATAAATTTACAAAGCTATTAGAGAATTTATAA
- a CDS encoding M48 family metallopeptidase — MLIQVSKEFKKKSNSAIFSIILFIIVYILLFLSAIALTIGCIAAGLWIISIKPMFFTVMIGIGLASLGILISYFLIKFLFKKHINDRSDLTEITRNDEPQLFQVIDEIVKEAGTDFPKKVYLAYDVNASVFYDSSFWSMFLPIKKNLIIGIGLVNACTKQELKAILAHEFGHFSQRSMKVGGYVYNVNQIIFNLVNEDESYRNTVQDWANASGYFAIFAELAIKITQAIQWILRKMYSFVNIRHMALSREMEFHADEVAANIAGSIALEESLLRLDLAGNSYSSVIDFYNSKIEESQTSKNIYKEQNFVMNFLAKESELELKYDLPVVKISEAGLFNKSKLIIENQWASHPSTEDRIAKLQQLNIIKDYDNNSARTLFKNIDATEEKLTTKIFSNVQYEKPKSELDLDTFQNEFEKNYNKDTFDKIFNNYYDNKNPNQFDLNSSTPSENVSNFEDLFSKEKVELVYTLIALENDKNTISSIADKTIDIKTFDYDGRKYKAKEAKILTPKLDEQIKKLQEEITQNDINTF, encoded by the coding sequence ATGCTGATTCAGGTTTCAAAAGAGTTTAAGAAGAAAAGCAATTCTGCAATTTTCTCAATCATTTTATTCATCATTGTTTATATTTTATTATTCCTTTCCGCAATTGCTTTGACCATTGGCTGTATCGCCGCCGGACTTTGGATTATTAGTATAAAACCGATGTTTTTTACAGTTATGATAGGTATTGGACTTGCCAGCCTTGGGATTTTAATTTCTTATTTCCTGATAAAATTTCTTTTTAAAAAACACATCAATGATAGAAGCGACCTTACTGAAATCACTAGAAATGATGAACCTCAACTCTTCCAAGTGATAGACGAGATCGTAAAAGAAGCAGGAACAGATTTTCCAAAAAAAGTTTATCTGGCTTACGATGTGAACGCCAGCGTTTTCTATGATTCCAGTTTTTGGAGTATGTTTCTGCCCATCAAAAAAAATCTGATTATTGGAATTGGACTTGTTAATGCCTGCACAAAACAAGAGCTGAAGGCTATCTTGGCTCACGAATTCGGACATTTTTCTCAACGGTCTATGAAAGTTGGAGGTTATGTCTATAATGTAAATCAAATCATTTTCAACTTAGTGAACGAAGATGAATCTTACAGAAACACCGTCCAAGATTGGGCCAATGCAAGTGGTTATTTCGCCATCTTCGCAGAATTAGCAATAAAAATAACCCAAGCCATCCAATGGATTCTGCGAAAGATGTATTCCTTCGTTAACATCCGTCATATGGCACTTTCCAGAGAAATGGAGTTTCACGCAGATGAAGTAGCAGCCAATATCGCAGGTTCGATAGCTTTGGAAGAATCACTTCTTAGGCTAGACTTAGCGGGTAATTCTTACAGTTCTGTGATCGATTTTTATAACAGCAAAATCGAAGAAAGCCAAACCAGCAAAAATATTTACAAAGAACAAAATTTCGTAATGAATTTTTTAGCAAAAGAAAGCGAACTGGAACTGAAATATGATCTACCTGTTGTAAAAATCTCTGAAGCCGGACTGTTTAACAAATCCAAATTGATAATAGAAAATCAATGGGCTTCCCATCCTTCTACCGAAGACAGAATTGCCAAACTGCAACAATTAAATATTATAAAAGATTATGACAACAACTCTGCAAGAACTTTGTTCAAAAATATAGATGCTACGGAAGAAAAACTGACTACAAAAATATTTTCCAATGTACAATATGAAAAGCCTAAATCAGAATTAGATCTCGATACTTTTCAAAATGAATTTGAGAAAAATTATAATAAAGATACTTTTGATAAAATCTTCAATAATTATTATGATAACAAAAACCCGAATCAGTTTGACCTGAATTCCTCTACCCCATCAGAGAACGTTTCCAATTTTGAGGATTTATTTTCTAAAGAAAAAGTAGAACTAGTGTATACTTTAATTGCTTTGGAAAATGACAAAAACACCATTTCTTCTATTGCTGATAAAACCATCGACATCAAAACTTTTGATTATGACGGAAGAAAATATAAAGCGAAAGAAGCTAAAATTCTGACTCCAAAACTAGATGAGCAAATCAAAAAATTACAAGAAGAAATTACGCAAAACGATATCAATACTTTCTGA
- the rimO gene encoding 30S ribosomal protein S12 methylthiotransferase RimO, protein MRTKSVGKKKINIVTLGCSKNVYDSEVLMGQLEANGKKVVHEEKGDVVVINTCGFIDNAKEESINTILEYVDLKNQGIVEKVFVTGCLSERYKPDLIREIPDVDQYFGTRDLPILLKHLGADYKHELVGERLTTTPKHYAYLKISEGCDRPCSFCAIPLMRGNHISTPIEKLIIEAQKLAKKGVKELILIAQDLTFYGLDIYKKRALGELLKELIKVEGIEWIRLHYAFPTGFPEDVLDIIRTEPKICNYIDIPLQHINTELLKAMKRGTTFEKTNALLDKFREKVPDMAIRTTLIVGFPGETEEKFEELKQWVRDQRFDRLGCFTYSHEENTTAYVLEDNIPDEVKQKRVEDIMEIQQQISWEKNQEKIGKTFKCIFDRKEGDYFVGRTEYDSPDVDNTVLVPAKDVYISIGEFANVKITSAEDYDLIGELV, encoded by the coding sequence ATGCGTACCAAATCTGTAGGTAAAAAGAAAATTAATATCGTGACACTTGGATGTTCCAAAAATGTCTATGACTCAGAAGTTTTGATGGGTCAGCTGGAAGCGAATGGAAAAAAAGTCGTTCACGAGGAAAAAGGTGATGTTGTAGTGATTAACACCTGCGGATTTATTGATAATGCGAAAGAAGAAAGTATCAACACCATTTTGGAGTATGTTGATTTGAAGAATCAGGGTATTGTGGAAAAGGTTTTCGTGACGGGTTGTTTGTCAGAAAGATACAAACCGGACTTGATTCGTGAGATTCCGGATGTTGACCAATATTTTGGAACGCGTGATTTACCGATTTTGTTAAAACATCTTGGTGCCGATTACAAACACGAATTGGTAGGTGAGAGACTGACAACGACTCCTAAGCATTACGCCTATCTAAAGATTTCTGAAGGTTGCGATAGACCTTGTTCATTCTGTGCAATCCCATTGATGAGGGGGAATCATATTTCAACTCCGATTGAAAAATTAATCATAGAAGCCCAGAAATTAGCAAAGAAAGGTGTTAAAGAATTGATTCTTATTGCTCAGGATTTGACTTTTTATGGTTTGGATATTTATAAAAAAAGAGCTCTTGGAGAACTTTTGAAGGAATTAATCAAAGTAGAAGGAATCGAGTGGATTCGTCTTCATTATGCGTTCCCGACAGGTTTTCCGGAGGATGTTTTAGATATTATCAGAACAGAACCTAAAATCTGTAACTACATTGATATTCCACTTCAGCACATCAATACAGAATTGTTGAAGGCCATGAAACGAGGAACAACATTTGAAAAAACAAATGCACTTCTGGATAAATTCCGTGAGAAAGTTCCGGATATGGCTATTAGAACAACCTTAATTGTTGGATTTCCGGGTGAAACAGAAGAAAAGTTCGAAGAACTGAAACAATGGGTAAGAGATCAAAGATTTGACAGATTAGGTTGCTTCACTTATTCTCACGAAGAAAATACAACGGCTTACGTTTTGGAAGATAATATTCCGGATGAAGTGAAGCAGAAAAGAGTAGAGGATATTATGGAAATCCAACAACAGATTTCTTGGGAGAAAAACCAGGAAAAAATTGGAAAAACCTTTAAATGTATTTTTGACAGAAAGGAAGGTGATTATTTTGTTGGACGTACAGAGTATGATTCACCCGATGTAGATAACACAGTTTTAGTGCCTGCAAAAGATGTCTATATCTCGATTGGAGAATTTGCCAATGTCAAAATTACTTCAGCTGAGGATTACGATTTGATTGGAGAATTGGTGTAA
- a CDS encoding co-chaperone GroES — protein MSVNFKPLADRVLVEPTPAETKTASGLIIPDTAKEKPQEGTVVAVGPGKKDEPTTVKVGDKVLYGKYSGTELKFEGKDYLIVKEGDLLGIIG, from the coding sequence ATGTCAGTAAATTTTAAACCATTAGCAGACAGAGTTTTGGTAGAACCAACTCCAGCTGAAACGAAAACTGCATCTGGATTGATTATCCCAGACACTGCGAAAGAAAAACCACAAGAAGGAACTGTAGTAGCAGTTGGCCCAGGTAAAAAAGACGAGCCAACAACTGTAAAAGTAGGCGACAAAGTTCTTTATGGAAAATATTCTGGAACCGAGTTGAAATTTGAAGGTAAAGATTACTTGATTGTAAAAGAAGGTGACTTACTTGGAATCATTGGTTAA
- a CDS encoding exopolysaccharide biosynthesis polyprenyl glycosylphosphotransferase, which translates to MIVYLFRHLPKIFLVVDYIVINLFLYLYNFYFFEDQRSDLFNIDYKIQFVIVNFSWFIITQLTRLYKSNTLQESSLQFNALTKSCFLFIIFFLIYLFLVFSQNINYAKFSLYFIVVSFLMFTSRFILFLYRKKNRVAIGRKLYAFSTVIVGESNYSKLLMSDRRLRRSLGIRSSYTYDKDNCKEKNIGDINQLFSDLETVKINNIIFCDDKIDIDLYEKIVDIAEHKMIRIYMVPEFKNSHLGSYYVDVIHEMPFLKLIKEPLSNPKKQLLKRSFDILFSLFVIVFLLSWLMPIIALIIKLESKGPVFFLQKRSGLKNKPFDCVKFRSMAVNEIADLQIAKKNDSRITKFGAFMRKTSIDELPQFINVFLGDMSVVGPRPHMLSQTEQYSKITKKYMTRHIVKPGITGWAQVMGSRGEIFSDRDMERRIEKDIWYIQHWSFFLDLKIIFLTFYNIVKGDEQAY; encoded by the coding sequence ATGATTGTTTATCTATTTAGGCACTTACCGAAAATATTTCTTGTTGTAGATTATATTGTAATCAATCTTTTTCTTTATTTATACAACTTTTACTTTTTTGAAGACCAGAGAAGTGATCTGTTTAATATAGATTACAAAATTCAATTTGTTATTGTCAATTTTTCCTGGTTTATAATTACTCAGCTTACAAGGCTCTATAAATCCAATACATTACAAGAATCATCGCTGCAGTTCAATGCACTTACAAAGTCTTGTTTTCTTTTTATTATATTTTTTCTGATTTATCTTTTTTTGGTATTTTCACAAAATATCAATTATGCCAAATTTTCACTGTATTTTATAGTAGTAAGCTTTTTAATGTTTACAAGCAGGTTTATTTTATTTTTATACAGGAAAAAAAATAGAGTGGCCATAGGAAGAAAGCTATATGCCTTCAGTACGGTAATTGTTGGAGAAAGTAATTATTCCAAATTATTGATGTCTGACAGAAGACTTAGAAGAAGTCTGGGTATTAGAAGTTCTTATACATATGATAAAGATAATTGTAAAGAAAAAAATATTGGCGATATCAACCAACTTTTCTCCGATTTGGAAACTGTGAAAATTAATAATATTATCTTCTGTGATGATAAAATTGATATAGATCTGTATGAGAAAATTGTAGATATTGCAGAACATAAAATGATTAGAATCTATATGGTTCCCGAATTTAAAAATAGTCATTTGGGATCTTACTATGTTGATGTGATCCATGAGATGCCTTTCCTTAAACTAATCAAGGAACCTTTGTCTAATCCAAAAAAACAACTTTTAAAAAGGTCTTTTGATATTTTGTTTTCGCTGTTTGTAATTGTTTTCCTCTTATCTTGGTTAATGCCAATTATAGCATTAATAATAAAATTGGAAAGTAAAGGGCCTGTTTTTTTCTTGCAAAAAAGGTCAGGTTTAAAAAATAAACCTTTCGATTGTGTGAAGTTTCGTAGTATGGCAGTTAATGAGATTGCAGATTTGCAGATAGCCAAGAAAAATGATTCCAGAATAACCAAATTTGGAGCCTTTATGAGAAAAACCAGTATAGATGAATTGCCACAGTTTATCAATGTTTTTCTTGGTGATATGTCAGTGGTCGGACCTAGACCTCATATGCTTTCGCAGACAGAGCAATACTCTAAGATAACAAAGAAGTACATGACAAGACACATTGTAAAACCCGGAATTACAGGTTGGGCACAAGTCATGGGTTCCAGAGGTGAGATATTTTCGGACAGAGATATGGAGAGAAGAATAGAAAAGGATATTTGGTACATACAGCATTGGTCGTTTTTCTTAGATCTTAAAATTATATTTCTTACGTTTTATAATATTGTCAAAGGAGACGAGCAGGCTTATTAG